The following are encoded together in the Herpetosiphon gulosus genome:
- a CDS encoding SDR family NAD(P)-dependent oxidoreductase produces MHAYTDTDIAIIGMAGRFPGANNLTTFWDNIRQGIVCITDLELQQLQASGIDPVLLNDPAYVKRAPLLLDDIAGFDHSFWGITPNEAALLDPQQRMLLECAWEALEQAGYALKQPQKIGVFVGVGANNYLLQQVLANPSAIERSGDYAVMLANDKDYAPTRISFKLNLLGPSVSVQTACSTSLVATHMAIQSILNGESEMALAGGAALRIPQIQGHLYQTGMIHSPDGNCKPFTSEAAGTIGSSGAGMVLLKRAADAVAAGDPIWAVIKGSAINNDGAQKVGFTAPSIKGQAQVVGEALALAEVEPNTIGYLETHGTATNLGDPIELAALKKVFGATAEQAWCGLGTLKANIGHLDNAAGVAGLIKTALALHHRQLPPTAYANIPHADLQQSPFYLNPTATAWETKLHAGVSSFGIGGTNAHVVLAAAEPIQTKSQTESWQLLPISAASIWSLEQQTERLAVHLQTNPVQGLANVAYTLQTARQAFVQRSFVVAKNHEQASQALLTSPIRECPSQPPKVAWLFSGQGSQYAGMAAELYQQATAFRQAIDLVNRYAQPLLGCDLRQVLFDQSSDLTATNIAQPCLFMLEYALAQQWLAWGIQPQALFGHSIGEYVAACIANVMDLPTAIGLVVARGQLMNQLPSGVMLSISASLDQIQPSLPAELDLAAINTNNLLVVAGEHAAIRAFQQQLTERGIESRILHTSHAFHSRAMQPMLAAFRQQFAAVQLQAPTIPILSNVSGIWMTTAQATSVEYWLEQIVSPVQCAACLNNLLADGAWIVQELGPGHTLATFARASQAAQAPLILTSLPHPQAKQADLALMLQSLGQLWQAGIAVRWNALHQTTWHKVWLPTYAFERQRHWIEAEQRQTPRSSNQLTINTSTWQAQSLASMPSQTGTWLIWGNEPSTIERLTQQVAPNQRILVCVRDTFAEQSKNLDSTNSQIVYFSNFSNPSAWESAADLLRIAQRVRDLGLNSVKLHVVTSQSLAIAPHEDLNPHDASLRGVAMVLAQEYPEISSHWIDLDFTHQAWPSMLAQELHHASEPAVALRGFNRFVPQANTANLPANQVGFRVGGCYLITGGNGGLGRQIALQLAKQYQAKIAILSRSLAPASSAAQVLQQQIAELGGEALIMQADVAQPKQLAEALALIETQWGHCHGLIHAAGIAGSAAQIGSTETTHAIWNSMMAAKLHGTQQLAMMVRPWKLDWAVVMSSLASDLGGLGFASYASANIAQHAIVHQLNQSSAVPWYCINWDGWQSANEADPQRLSFEQGWAALTAIVQQRGVLNLQVVLGDFAARRQRWLYPQPMVVEQTTVHRPRSANFEAPRTQVEQQLAAIWGDLLGLNELSIHDNFFDLGGHSLLATQILGRIRQKMQVDLALQVVFQLPTLAELAEHIRQQQLSQTLQAQAVGGSEREEIEL; encoded by the coding sequence ATGCACGCCTATACCGACACTGATATTGCAATCATTGGGATGGCTGGACGCTTTCCAGGAGCCAATAATCTGACGACATTTTGGGATAATATTCGCCAAGGAATTGTCTGCATAACAGATTTAGAACTACAACAACTCCAAGCCAGCGGAATCGACCCAGTCCTACTCAATGATCCTGCCTACGTCAAACGTGCGCCACTGTTGCTTGACGATATTGCGGGCTTTGATCATAGCTTTTGGGGAATTACGCCCAACGAGGCCGCCTTGCTTGATCCACAGCAGCGCATGTTGTTGGAATGTGCTTGGGAAGCCTTGGAGCAAGCGGGCTATGCCTTGAAACAGCCGCAAAAAATTGGAGTTTTTGTGGGGGTTGGCGCAAATAACTATTTGTTGCAACAGGTGCTGGCCAATCCAAGTGCAATCGAGCGCAGTGGTGATTATGCCGTGATGCTGGCAAATGATAAAGATTATGCACCAACCCGAATTTCATTCAAGCTCAATTTGCTAGGACCGAGTGTTAGTGTTCAGACGGCCTGCTCGACTTCGCTGGTTGCAACTCATATGGCCATTCAAAGCATTTTGAATGGTGAGAGCGAGATGGCCTTAGCTGGTGGTGCGGCGCTACGCATTCCTCAAATTCAAGGCCATCTGTATCAAACAGGCATGATTCACTCGCCTGATGGCAATTGCAAGCCCTTTACTAGCGAGGCGGCTGGCACGATTGGCAGTAGTGGGGCTGGTATGGTGCTGCTCAAACGCGCCGCTGATGCGGTTGCTGCGGGCGACCCAATTTGGGCAGTGATTAAAGGGAGTGCGATTAATAATGATGGTGCACAAAAAGTTGGTTTTACCGCCCCAAGTATCAAAGGCCAAGCCCAAGTGGTTGGCGAAGCTTTGGCCTTAGCCGAGGTTGAACCGAATACGATTGGCTATCTTGAAACCCATGGCACGGCCACCAACCTTGGCGACCCAATCGAATTAGCGGCGCTCAAAAAGGTTTTTGGGGCAACTGCCGAGCAAGCATGGTGTGGGTTGGGTACGCTCAAGGCCAATATTGGGCATCTCGATAATGCTGCTGGCGTGGCGGGCTTGATCAAAACCGCCTTGGCCCTACATCATCGCCAACTACCACCAACCGCCTATGCCAACATTCCGCATGCCGATTTGCAACAATCACCATTTTATCTAAACCCCACAGCTACGGCTTGGGAGACAAAGCTTCATGCTGGGGTTAGTTCATTTGGAATTGGCGGTACGAATGCGCATGTGGTGCTGGCGGCAGCCGAACCAATCCAAACTAAGAGCCAAACTGAATCATGGCAATTGCTGCCAATTTCGGCGGCCAGCATTTGGTCGCTTGAGCAGCAAACCGAACGGCTGGCGGTACATCTCCAAACTAACCCAGTTCAAGGCTTGGCTAATGTAGCCTATACCTTGCAAACGGCGCGGCAAGCCTTTGTTCAGCGAAGTTTTGTGGTGGCCAAAAACCATGAACAAGCCAGCCAAGCTTTGTTGACCAGCCCAATTCGTGAGTGTCCCAGCCAACCGCCCAAAGTTGCTTGGCTCTTTTCGGGGCAAGGCAGCCAATATGCCGGAATGGCCGCCGAACTATATCAACAGGCTACGGCCTTTCGCCAAGCAATTGATTTGGTCAACCGTTATGCTCAACCTTTGCTGGGCTGCGATCTGCGCCAAGTGCTGTTTGACCAATCCAGCGATCTAACTGCAACGAACATAGCTCAGCCCTGTTTGTTTATGCTGGAATATGCCTTGGCCCAACAATGGCTAGCGTGGGGCATTCAACCACAAGCCTTATTTGGTCATAGCATTGGTGAATATGTGGCCGCTTGTATCGCTAATGTGATGGATTTGCCAACTGCAATTGGTTTGGTGGTTGCTCGTGGCCAACTGATGAACCAATTACCAAGCGGAGTGATGCTCAGTATTAGTGCTAGCCTCGATCAAATTCAACCCAGTTTACCTGCCGAGCTTGATCTAGCGGCGATTAATACCAACAATCTGCTGGTGGTCGCTGGCGAACACGCGGCGATTCGCGCGTTTCAACAGCAATTGACTGAGCGTGGGATCGAATCACGCATTTTACACACCTCACATGCCTTTCACTCACGGGCGATGCAGCCGATGTTGGCGGCCTTTCGTCAGCAATTTGCCGCTGTGCAACTCCAAGCACCAACAATTCCAATCCTCTCAAATGTGAGTGGTATATGGATGACCACCGCCCAAGCGACCAGCGTCGAGTATTGGCTTGAGCAGATTGTCAGTCCAGTTCAGTGCGCTGCCTGTCTCAATAACTTATTGGCTGATGGAGCCTGGATTGTACAAGAGCTTGGACCTGGCCATACATTGGCAACCTTTGCGCGTGCCAGCCAAGCCGCTCAAGCGCCACTGATTCTCACCAGTTTGCCACATCCGCAGGCCAAACAAGCCGATTTAGCGCTGATGTTGCAAAGCTTAGGCCAGTTGTGGCAAGCAGGGATTGCAGTGCGATGGAATGCTCTGCATCAAACGACTTGGCATAAGGTTTGGTTGCCAACCTATGCTTTCGAGCGCCAGCGCCATTGGATTGAGGCTGAACAACGCCAAACACCGCGCTCAAGCAATCAATTAACCATCAACACCTCAACGTGGCAAGCCCAAAGCCTTGCAAGCATGCCAAGCCAAACTGGTACGTGGCTGATTTGGGGCAACGAACCAAGCACGATCGAACGCTTAACTCAACAGGTTGCCCCAAATCAGCGAATTTTGGTATGCGTTCGAGATACGTTTGCTGAACAAAGCAAAAATCTCGATTCTACAAACAGCCAAATTGTCTATTTCAGCAACTTCAGCAACCCCTCTGCTTGGGAATCTGCTGCTGATCTTCTAAGAATTGCCCAGCGGGTGCGTGATTTGGGTTTGAACTCGGTGAAGTTACATGTTGTAACTAGCCAGAGTTTGGCAATTGCTCCGCACGAAGATCTCAACCCGCATGATGCTTCATTGCGTGGGGTGGCGATGGTTTTGGCCCAAGAATATCCCGAAATCAGCAGCCATTGGATTGACCTTGATTTTACCCACCAAGCTTGGCCCAGTATGTTGGCGCAAGAGCTACACCATGCCAGCGAGCCAGCCGTGGCGTTGCGCGGTTTCAATCGCTTTGTGCCACAGGCCAACACTGCAAACTTGCCAGCCAACCAAGTTGGCTTTCGGGTTGGCGGCTGCTATCTGATCACCGGGGGCAACGGTGGGTTGGGTCGCCAAATCGCGCTGCAATTAGCCAAACAATATCAGGCCAAAATTGCGATTTTGAGCCGTTCGCTAGCACCAGCTTCGTCCGCTGCTCAGGTTTTGCAACAGCAGATAGCTGAACTTGGTGGCGAGGCCTTGATTATGCAGGCCGATGTAGCTCAGCCCAAGCAACTAGCCGAAGCTTTAGCGCTGATCGAAACCCAATGGGGTCACTGTCATGGCCTGATCCACGCGGCAGGGATCGCTGGCAGTGCGGCCCAAATTGGCAGTACTGAAACCACTCATGCCATTTGGAATTCGATGATGGCGGCCAAACTCCACGGAACTCAACAGCTCGCTATGATGGTGCGACCATGGAAACTCGATTGGGCGGTGGTGATGTCGTCGTTGGCCAGCGATTTGGGCGGGCTGGGCTTTGCGAGCTATGCCAGCGCGAATATTGCCCAACATGCCATCGTGCACCAACTCAATCAATCCAGTGCCGTGCCGTGGTATTGCATTAATTGGGATGGTTGGCAAAGCGCCAACGAAGCCGACCCTCAACGCTTGAGCTTTGAGCAAGGCTGGGCTGCGCTAACCGCAATCGTGCAGCAACGCGGCGTGCTTAATCTGCAAGTGGTGCTAGGCGATTTTGCTGCACGTCGTCAACGTTGGCTCTATCCACAGCCAATGGTTGTGGAGCAAACCACTGTCCATCGCCCGCGTTCAGCTAATTTCGAGGCTCCGCGTACCCAGGTTGAACAACAGCTAGCAGCAATTTGGGGCGATTTGTTGGGACTGAACGAACTTAGCATTCACGATAATTTCTTCGATTTGGGTGGCCATTCGTTGTTAGCAACTCAAATACTTGGGCGGATTCGCCAGAAAATGCAGGTTGATTTGGCATTGCAAGTGGTGTTTCAGCTGCCAACCTTGGCTGAATTGGCCGAGCATATTCGCCAGCAGCAGCTTAGCCAAACCTTGCAAGCGCAGGCAGTCGGTGGTAGCGAGCGTGAGGAGATAGAGCTATGA